In Deferribacter desulfuricans SSM1, the following are encoded in one genomic region:
- a CDS encoding SAM-dependent methyltransferase, which yields MKNISLFIGEEKKFIHRLLVFLNKRGSEYIQINEHSREDDYLFALDLIFEHEKAVIFSDVGVPAVADPGYRLIDLAHNKGVNIISLPGPSSITTALSVSGFYAEKFYFAGFPPKKEPQRKRFLKKIADKKETVVLMERPYTLEKILEELQFINRRISISFNLGLKDEITLRGKAKELLEKTKDFEKKPFVIVIEGQKNEKTFR from the coding sequence TTGAAGAATATTTCTCTATTTATTGGTGAAGAAAAAAAATTTATTCATCGACTCTTGGTTTTTTTAAATAAAAGAGGTAGCGAATATATCCAGATTAATGAGCATTCAAGAGAAGATGACTATCTTTTTGCTTTAGATTTAATTTTCGAGCATGAAAAGGCTGTAATCTTTTCAGATGTGGGTGTACCTGCTGTGGCCGATCCTGGATACAGATTAATAGACCTTGCCCACAATAAAGGCGTAAATATTATTTCACTACCAGGGCCATCATCCATTACCACAGCACTTTCAGTATCAGGTTTTTATGCAGAAAAATTTTATTTTGCAGGATTCCCTCCAAAAAAGGAACCTCAACGAAAAAGATTTCTAAAGAAAATTGCTGATAAAAAAGAGACTGTTGTTTTGATGGAAAGACCATATACTCTTGAAAAAATATTAGAAGAACTACAGTTTATAAACAGAAGGATTTCCATCTCTTTTAACTTAGGTTTGAAAGATGAGATAACACTTAGAGGAAAAGCGAAAGAATTATTAGAAAAAACAAAAGATTTTGAAAAAAAACCTTTTGTCATAGTTATTGAAGGCCAAAAAAATGAAAAAACTTTTAGATGA
- a CDS encoding glycerate kinase type-2 family protein — protein sequence MKKLLDDLLKNLINHISPANLVKEKVKVDGNTLVINDKKYDIKDKKIYIVGSGKASVYMAKGLIEILGEKLAGGLIISNFPYQLEKIDVLVGSHPYPDTKSVNATKKLIDYLSSLDKDDFVIYLLSGGTSALLELPTDEISINELNEITKKLMNLGLTINELNSIRKKLSQVKGGKLLKFIKSETVVLVLSDVVNDKLEFIGSAPLYPSNENTSKILKKYNLNKVLTENLYNLLQTNEKVKLSTPDHHIIGSNKEALTFAKKYLEKSGIKTIVITSYYQKDAETLGALFAGIYKNILFDGFPSKKPVAVIAGGESTVNVTGSGKGGRNQHLVLSFLNSIECFEKNSLFFSFGTDGIDGPTDAAGAFIDYKVYEKVKKADLDMEQCLINSDSYNFFREVNGLIKTGPTGTNVCDITCLLVL from the coding sequence ATGAAAAAACTTTTAGATGATCTCTTAAAAAATCTAATAAACCATATATCGCCAGCAAATCTGGTAAAAGAAAAGGTAAAAGTTGATGGTAATACTTTAGTAATTAACGATAAAAAATATGACATCAAAGATAAGAAAATCTATATAGTTGGCTCTGGTAAAGCATCTGTTTACATGGCAAAAGGTTTAATTGAAATACTCGGGGAAAAACTTGCTGGAGGATTAATCATTTCAAATTTCCCTTATCAGCTTGAAAAGATAGATGTTTTAGTAGGCTCTCACCCTTATCCAGATACAAAATCTGTTAATGCTACAAAAAAACTTATAGATTATTTAAGCTCCCTTGATAAAGATGATTTTGTTATATATCTTTTAAGTGGTGGCACATCAGCCCTACTAGAATTACCTACTGATGAAATCTCTATAAACGAATTAAATGAAATCACAAAAAAACTAATGAATCTAGGACTAACAATAAACGAATTAAACAGCATAAGAAAAAAATTGTCACAAGTAAAAGGTGGTAAATTACTAAAATTCATCAAATCAGAAACTGTTGTCTTGGTGCTTTCTGATGTAGTTAATGATAAATTAGAATTTATCGGCTCAGCACCACTCTACCCATCAAATGAAAATACTTCTAAAATTTTAAAAAAATATAATCTAAATAAAGTTCTCACTGAAAATCTATATAACCTTTTACAAACAAACGAAAAGGTTAAATTATCTACCCCAGATCACCATATTATTGGAAGTAATAAAGAAGCACTAACGTTTGCAAAAAAATATCTAGAAAAATCAGGTATTAAAACTATAGTTATCACTTCTTACTATCAAAAAGATGCAGAAACACTTGGAGCGCTTTTTGCTGGGATTTATAAAAATATACTATTTGATGGTTTCCCTTCTAAAAAACCTGTTGCAGTTATTGCTGGTGGTGAATCCACCGTAAATGTTACAGGTAGTGGTAAAGGTGGCAGAAATCAGCATTTAGTTTTATCTTTCTTAAACTCAATAGAATGTTTTGAAAAAAACAGCTTGTTTTTCAGCTTTGGTACTGATGGAATAGATGGCCCTACAGATGCTGCAGGCGCATTTATTGATTATAAAGTTTATGAAAAAGTAAAAAAAGCAGATTTAGATATGGAACAATGCTTGATTAATTCAGACTCTTACAACTTTTTCAGAGAAGTAAACGGTCTAATAAAAACTGGTCCGACAGGCACAAATGTTTGTGATATAACCTGTCTTCTTGTTTTATAG
- a CDS encoding DMT family transporter: MNKYLVMLLLAVAGTFVSLQASINAKLAKYVGFLESAFVSFFVGTITLLIFLFFKGFSGFKHIGEVPPIYLTGGILGAFFVFVITYSVPKIGVSAALSITIAVQLILGLLLDKFNPFAINSFEVSIYNILGVVLTIIGVIMLTYNR, encoded by the coding sequence ATGAACAAATATTTGGTAATGCTGCTGCTTGCTGTAGCTGGAACATTTGTTTCTCTTCAAGCATCAATAAATGCAAAACTTGCTAAATATGTAGGCTTTTTGGAAAGTGCTTTCGTATCTTTTTTTGTAGGCACCATTACACTTTTGATCTTTCTTTTTTTCAAAGGTTTTTCAGGCTTTAAACATATTGGTGAAGTACCACCAATTTATCTAACTGGTGGTATCCTTGGAGCATTTTTTGTTTTTGTTATCACTTATTCTGTCCCAAAAATAGGTGTCAGTGCAGCTTTAAGCATCACAATTGCTGTTCAACTTATTCTCGGTTTACTACTTGATAAATTTAACCCATTTGCTATAAACAGCTTCGAAGTTTCCATATACAATATTCTAGGTGTTGTATTGACAATAATTGGTGTAATAATGCTTACATATAACAGGTAA
- a CDS encoding M48 family metallopeptidase, producing MTLAGYIILLILALLDIAEIILDKININYAKKISKNNQLPSFLNQEDLNKSLEYQSANINLETFKSIIDTLFIIFIFVSGLIQQYANYVLSISSKEFIQALIFLFGIQLVMGFIDLPFALYKQFVIEERFGFNKMNLALFFKDLILSSIISFIIFSIILFAIISFINYFEKSWWIIGSIFVFFFIIIINYLYPTLIAPLFNKFEPITDSELLEKINELSTKSGFDLNKIFKMDASKRSTHGNAYFTGFGRKKRVVLFDTILDKLNSDEIVSVLAHELGHFKHKHIVKNIIISFLIITTSFYITYTLINKDFIYEIFGFQKSLATGFFIISILLSPAKFIISPIFSAISRKFEYQADAYALSLIKQTTSFKNALIKLYKDNLSNPFPHPLYVKIYYSHPPLLDRIKRIDDYGN from the coding sequence ATGACATTAGCAGGTTATATAATTTTATTAATTTTAGCTCTTTTAGATATTGCGGAAATAATTTTAGATAAAATCAATATTAATTATGCCAAAAAAATAAGCAAAAATAACCAACTCCCCTCTTTTTTAAATCAGGAAGATTTGAATAAAAGTCTTGAATATCAATCTGCAAACATAAACCTTGAAACATTCAAATCTATTATCGATACACTTTTTATCATTTTCATTTTTGTTTCTGGGCTTATACAACAATACGCAAATTATGTATTATCAATTTCTTCAAAAGAATTTATCCAGGCCCTAATTTTCTTATTTGGAATACAATTAGTAATGGGGTTCATAGATTTACCATTTGCTCTATATAAACAGTTTGTTATTGAAGAAAGATTTGGCTTCAACAAAATGAATCTTGCTTTATTTTTTAAAGACTTGATTCTTTCTTCAATTATAAGTTTTATCATTTTTTCAATAATACTTTTTGCTATCATCTCATTTATCAATTATTTTGAAAAAAGTTGGTGGATTATAGGCTCTATCTTTGTATTTTTCTTTATCATTATAATCAACTATTTATATCCTACACTTATTGCTCCTCTTTTCAATAAATTCGAGCCAATTACTGACTCTGAGCTACTTGAAAAAATAAACGAGCTATCCACAAAAAGTGGCTTTGATTTGAACAAAATTTTTAAAATGGATGCATCAAAAAGGAGTACACATGGGAACGCCTACTTTACAGGATTTGGTAGAAAAAAAAGGGTGGTACTCTTTGACACTATTTTGGACAAACTTAACAGTGATGAAATTGTATCAGTACTTGCCCATGAACTTGGCCACTTTAAACACAAACATATTGTAAAAAATATAATCATCTCTTTTCTAATAATAACCACATCTTTTTATATCACATATACTTTAATAAACAAAGATTTCATATACGAGATTTTTGGTTTTCAAAAATCTTTGGCTACAGGTTTTTTCATAATTTCAATTCTTTTATCTCCAGCAAAATTTATTATCTCACCAATATTTTCTGCTATTTCAAGAAAATTTGAATACCAGGCTGATGCTTATGCATTGTCTCTAATCAAACAAACAACATCATTTAAAAACGCTTTAATAAAACTTTACAAAGATAACCTTTCAAACCCTTTTCCACACCCTTTGTATGTAAAAATTTATTATTCACATCCACCATTACTTGATAGAATAAAAAGGATTGATGATTATGGGAATTAA
- a CDS encoding SoxR reducing system RseC family protein codes for MGIKKHIGTIVKIENNKMYIQFAKEAGCSSCEHKDSCGITEETNSFDFELQEGFNVGDNVIVSIEEKTLYKSALLIYIIPIILILFTAIVSNIISTKLNLGEILTPIATLLVTAIYFVLLRIKFRNKKIDMKVEKL; via the coding sequence ATGGGAATTAAAAAACATATTGGAACAATTGTAAAAATAGAGAACAACAAAATGTATATACAGTTTGCCAAAGAGGCTGGTTGTAGTAGCTGTGAGCATAAAGACTCATGTGGAATAACTGAAGAAACAAATAGTTTTGATTTTGAACTACAAGAAGGTTTTAATGTGGGTGATAATGTTATTGTTTCAATCGAAGAGAAAACACTTTATAAATCTGCTCTTTTGATTTACATCATCCCTATAATTTTAATATTATTTACAGCTATTGTTTCAAACATAATATCTACTAAACTAAATTTGGGAGAGATTTTGACACCTATTGCAACTTTACTTGTTACTGCAATTTATTTTGTTCTGTTAAGGATTAAGTTTCGCAATAAAAAAATAGATATGAAAGTTGAGAAATTATGA
- a CDS encoding MarC family protein, with protein sequence MKEILILYFKSITTLFLVIDPVGIIPVYMALTKGMTVKERKSLLNKSIIVAFILIGIFTVAGSSILWLFGIDVHDFRIAGGALFLLISIQIIFGNNESEYGEKISGIVPFATPIMVGPGVITATIVLTGTVGVLPTLISGIIAFILTYVILYFGRQILELLGQNVADVITKVIGLILAAISIHYIREGILGVINQFKS encoded by the coding sequence ATGAAAGAAATTCTAATTTTATATTTCAAGTCCATTACTACACTATTTTTAGTCATTGATCCAGTGGGTATCATCCCTGTATATATGGCTTTAACCAAAGGGATGACGGTTAAAGAAAGAAAAAGTCTTTTAAATAAATCTATAATTGTAGCTTTTATTCTAATCGGAATATTTACAGTAGCAGGTAGTAGTATCCTTTGGCTCTTTGGGATAGATGTTCATGATTTTAGAATTGCTGGCGGTGCACTTTTTTTATTAATATCCATCCAAATAATTTTTGGTAATAATGAGTCTGAATATGGCGAAAAGATTTCGGGTATTGTCCCTTTTGCAACCCCTATAATGGTCGGACCTGGTGTTATTACTGCAACAATAGTGTTAACAGGAACCGTGGGAGTATTACCCACATTAATTTCTGGGATAATTGCTTTTATTCTAACATATGTTATACTATATTTTGGAAGACAGATTTTAGAACTTTTAGGTCAAAATGTAGCTGATGTAATAACAAAGGTTATAGGTCTTATTCTGGCAGCTATATCGATACATTATATCAGAGAAGGTATTCTCGGAGTAATAAATCAATTTAAAAGTTAA
- a CDS encoding two-component system sensor histidine kinase NtrB yields MDFSVFDNFNDPVVITDLEFNKVYANESFIKIKIGDELFDKSVKIYKQTGKSLLDVHVDRSNFRVKVSPYKDNLIFVFEDRSNINQFVEKFFTLNSIINQAPVGIIITDKDGNIKFVNNGFEKMTGFTFNEVCGENPRIWKSGEHSREFYKHLWDTILSGRKWVGEFKNKKKDGTFYMDRSVIFPIVDSNGEIIEFCGIKQDITEMKRLEKNLIQNEKNITLGRFVDNIAHDLKNMLTGIFSICDYLKSKTLSEDIKCMVEQIYKYTKVMDEFISTMRNVGNKKDIIDIDFCRYLSENKDFYRRIIGKNIKIDVQCDCHCCGFMSKTHLDQIFLNLLVNARDAIMEKYEDGNGGLITIKINCISENIFIEVTDNGNGIPDDIIDKIFSLSFTTKDEGTGVGLFIVKSIVEQYGGSIEVESGLNKGTTFKVKLPVLDKVCSCD; encoded by the coding sequence ATGGATTTTAGTGTTTTTGATAACTTTAATGATCCTGTAGTTATTACCGATTTGGAGTTTAATAAGGTTTATGCAAATGAGTCATTTATCAAAATAAAAATTGGTGATGAGCTTTTTGATAAATCAGTAAAAATCTATAAACAAACTGGAAAAAGTTTATTAGACGTACATGTGGATAGAAGTAATTTTAGAGTAAAAGTTAGTCCTTATAAAGACAATTTGATTTTTGTTTTTGAAGATCGTAGTAACATTAACCAGTTTGTGGAAAAGTTTTTTACTTTGAATTCTATTATAAACCAGGCTCCAGTGGGGATTATTATCACTGATAAAGATGGAAATATTAAGTTTGTAAATAACGGTTTTGAAAAAATGACAGGATTTACATTTAATGAAGTTTGTGGAGAAAATCCTAGAATTTGGAAAAGTGGAGAGCACAGTAGAGAATTTTATAAGCACTTGTGGGATACAATTTTATCAGGGAGAAAATGGGTTGGTGAGTTTAAAAACAAGAAAAAAGATGGTACTTTTTATATGGATAGAAGCGTTATTTTCCCAATAGTTGATTCTAATGGTGAAATAATAGAGTTTTGTGGGATAAAACAGGACATTACTGAGATGAAAAGGCTTGAGAAGAATTTGATTCAAAATGAAAAGAATATAACACTTGGGAGATTTGTAGATAACATTGCTCATGATCTAAAGAATATGTTAACTGGAATATTTTCTATATGTGATTATTTAAAGAGTAAAACGCTGAGTGAAGATATAAAATGTATGGTGGAGCAGATTTATAAGTATACAAAAGTGATGGATGAGTTTATTTCTACTATGAGAAATGTTGGGAATAAAAAAGATATTATTGATATAGATTTTTGTAGGTACTTATCAGAAAATAAAGATTTTTACAGAAGGATAATAGGTAAAAACATAAAGATAGATGTACAGTGCGACTGTCATTGCTGTGGGTTTATGAGTAAGACACATTTAGACCAGATATTTTTAAACCTTTTAGTAAATGCTAGAGATGCAATTATGGAGAAATATGAAGATGGAAATGGTGGTCTGATTACTATAAAGATTAATTGTATTAGTGAAAATATATTTATTGAAGTTACAGATAATGGAAATGGTATACCTGATGATATTATCGATAAAATATTCTCATTAAGTTTTACCACGAAAGATGAAGGGACAGGGGTTGGACTTTTTATAGTAAAGAGTATTGTTGAGCAGTATGGTGGCAGTATAGAAGTGGAATCAGGATTAAATAAAGGGACAACTTTTAAGGTTAAGCTACCGGTTTTAGATAAAGTGTGTAGTTGCGATTAA
- the hisD gene encoding histidinol dehydrogenase, whose product MIFFPDSEKIKDIINRGEVLEADYLDTVQDILNDVKLNGDKALIKYTSQFDKYNLEEKFYFDREELKVFFDEIPEDLKTAFVNAKGNIELFHSNQKEKTFLVESKGAILGQKVTPIDSVSVYVPGGKASYPSTVLMNVIPAKVAGVNRVVMTTPASNGEINRLVLGVAYLAGVDRVYLIGGAQAIAAVAFGTESVEKVDKIVGPGNIYVALAKKLVFGLVDIDMIAGPSEILIIADESANPKYVAADMLSQAEHDELASAITITWDKELAIEIEKELDFQLKKLNRADIARKSLDKFGGILLVDNLDEAIEFANSIAPEHLELAVKNPFELLYKIKHAGAIFMGHFTPEAIGDYFAGPNHTLPTGGTARFYSPLGVYDFVKKSSIINCSKEYLDKYGKLIVKMAESEGLEAHANSIKVRLEGRDGF is encoded by the coding sequence ATGATATTTTTCCCTGATTCTGAGAAGATAAAAGATATAATAAATAGAGGAGAAGTATTAGAAGCGGATTATTTAGATACAGTGCAAGATATTTTAAATGATGTAAAATTAAATGGTGATAAAGCACTGATAAAATATACAAGCCAATTTGATAAATATAATTTAGAAGAAAAATTCTATTTTGATAGAGAAGAGTTAAAAGTTTTTTTTGATGAGATCCCAGAGGATTTAAAAACAGCTTTTGTAAATGCAAAAGGCAATATAGAACTTTTTCATAGCAATCAAAAAGAGAAAACTTTTTTAGTGGAAAGTAAGGGAGCTATTTTAGGACAGAAGGTTACACCTATAGATAGTGTGTCCGTCTATGTCCCTGGAGGAAAGGCGAGTTATCCGTCAACTGTTTTGATGAATGTAATACCAGCAAAAGTTGCTGGAGTAAATAGAGTCGTTATGACAACCCCTGCTTCAAATGGTGAAATTAATAGACTTGTTTTAGGGGTAGCGTATCTTGCTGGTGTGGATAGAGTTTATTTAATTGGTGGGGCTCAAGCTATTGCAGCTGTTGCTTTTGGTACAGAATCTGTAGAAAAGGTTGATAAGATTGTTGGTCCAGGCAATATCTATGTGGCTTTAGCAAAGAAGTTGGTTTTTGGATTAGTAGATATAGATATGATAGCTGGGCCAAGTGAAATTTTGATAATTGCTGATGAAAGTGCAAACCCGAAATATGTTGCTGCAGATATGCTTTCTCAGGCTGAGCATGATGAGCTTGCAAGTGCTATCACTATCACATGGGATAAGGAACTTGCTATAGAAATAGAAAAAGAGTTAGATTTCCAGCTAAAAAAATTAAATAGAGCAGATATTGCAAGGAAATCGCTGGATAAATTTGGTGGGATACTTTTGGTTGATAATTTAGATGAAGCTATTGAGTTTGCAAATTCGATAGCTCCAGAGCATTTAGAGCTAGCAGTAAAAAACCCTTTTGAACTACTTTATAAGATAAAGCATGCTGGGGCAATTTTTATGGGACACTTTACTCCTGAGGCCATTGGAGATTATTTTGCAGGACCAAACCATACATTACCTACAGGTGGTACTGCAAGATTTTATTCGCCACTTGGTGTTTATGATTTTGTTAAAAAAAGTAGCATAATTAACTGCTCTAAAGAGTATTTAGACAAGTATGGCAAATTGATTGTTAAAATGGCTGAGAGTGAAGGGCTCGAGGCTCATGCAAATTCTATAAAAGTGAGATTAGAGGGGCGGGATGGATTTTAG
- a CDS encoding sensor domain-containing diguanylate cyclase has protein sequence MSKLNNILKENQELKRELEGILELIKENEIKQKGFKVIEYAFLLSESIEDLAEKPLKYLEEIFEIDRATLFIDREVFNFDREADEINDRVYFVNGKIFKYFFLEKRTYSGMGRANFISEFDVFKEMNSYLISPIIEDGKIIGSLNLYSRDPKKFIETRSTDFVKDLCFKISIALRKLYDSERLSKQMLLDFLTGSFNKLALYDFLERFTNMFKRYKKPFAFVLLDIDNFKWINDNKGHLFGDEFLKSFTSVLQNSFRKADIIGRFGGDEFYLILPEANLEMVKGVSQKVFQVLNEILEEFDLVDKVGVSGGFVLIPDDEINDVDPEAILKLADERLYKAKEKGKMAIIGVNDDIFP, from the coding sequence TTGAGTAAACTCAACAATATATTAAAAGAAAATCAGGAACTAAAAAGGGAGCTCGAAGGTATTTTGGAGCTCATAAAAGAAAATGAGATTAAGCAAAAAGGGTTTAAAGTTATAGAGTATGCATTTCTCTTATCGGAAAGTATAGAAGATTTGGCAGAAAAGCCTTTAAAATATTTAGAAGAAATATTTGAAATCGATAGAGCGACACTATTTATTGATAGAGAAGTTTTTAATTTTGATAGGGAAGCAGATGAAATAAATGATAGAGTTTATTTTGTAAATGGAAAGATTTTTAAGTATTTTTTTCTTGAAAAAAGAACATATTCGGGGATGGGGAGAGCAAATTTTATTTCTGAATTTGATGTTTTCAAGGAGATGAATTCATATCTTATTTCTCCTATTATTGAAGATGGCAAAATTATTGGTTCTCTAAACCTTTATTCGAGAGATCCTAAAAAGTTTATAGAGACAAGAAGTACGGATTTTGTTAAAGATCTATGTTTTAAAATTTCAATTGCCTTAAGAAAGCTATACGATTCTGAAAGGCTTTCAAAACAGATGCTTTTAGATTTTCTCACCGGTTCTTTCAATAAACTTGCACTTTATGATTTTTTAGAGCGTTTTACTAATATGTTTAAAAGATACAAAAAGCCATTTGCCTTTGTATTATTAGATATTGATAATTTTAAATGGATAAATGATAACAAAGGGCACCTTTTTGGTGATGAATTTCTAAAAAGTTTTACAAGCGTATTACAAAATTCTTTTAGAAAAGCGGACATTATTGGAAGATTTGGTGGTGACGAGTTTTATCTCATTTTGCCAGAAGCTAATTTGGAAATGGTAAAGGGCGTAAGCCAGAAAGTTTTTCAAGTGTTAAATGAAATATTAGAAGAGTTTGATCTAGTAGATAAAGTTGGTGTGTCAGGTGGGTTTGTGTTGATTCCTGATGATGAAATTAATGATGTTGATCCAGAGGCTATTTTGAAATTAGCTGATGAAAGGTTGTATAAGGCAAAAGAGAAGGGTAAAATGGCTATAATAGGGGTAAACGATGATATTTTTCCCTGA
- the polA gene encoding DNA polymerase I — translation MIVIIDGHSVSYRIFYKTPLLNNSKGEPTSVLHSFINLIISLKEKLNPEKIYVVFDSKGETERHKIHKEYKAQREKTPENLIPQIENLKKILPYFGVYVAYQDATEADDIIFTLIQKYKKENIYLITKDKDLFQLVNDRVLIYDYQNEEIINRDKVKEKFGVYPEQIKDYLALSGDQSDNIPGVKGVGVKTAEKLINEFGSLDNVYQNIESIQGKLKEKLLKGKDEAYFSLELVNLQYIENLEVYPPVNDDKGLKNILEHFELKTVIKRLFNEDITETIDEYELVDIVCEIENKLVGFIDKKVVYKIDDVKDIEYFYDLKEIKKKVELDIDENLKDIKVISWINDPDSGGIKKHKDEQIEVFVKRVSSLAKSEFKKLKENKLVKLYKEIELPVIDILFEMEKHGIKINEKKVYEINDELEENLKEIERKIFDYCKEEFNLNSPKQLSFILFEKLGLEPAKKTKTGFSTSEEALQELKFKNPGHVELIDYILKYRELSKLKSTYTLNLLNYMADDKRIHTTFKQTGTATGRISSINPNLQNIPVGSIYGKRIRECFEAEKGYRFVSFDYSQIELRILASLSNDENLIDAFINDEDIHNKTAKEIFGVEEVDPKHRRLAKAVNFGIIYGLSPYGLARDTGITQSEAKVFIERYFNLYPGVKNYIDSIIKEAKEKGYTETILGRKRFIKDINSANRMLKQRAERIAINAPIQGSAADIIKLAMINIYKYLQKTQIDVKMILQIHDELLFEVKEDIVEDFVQEFKNRMENVIKLKVPLKVNYSTGKNWGDLKN, via the coding sequence ATGATTGTTATTATTGATGGTCATTCAGTAAGTTATAGAATATTTTACAAGACTCCCCTTTTAAATAACTCAAAAGGGGAGCCTACCTCTGTTTTGCATTCTTTTATAAATTTGATTATTTCATTGAAAGAAAAGCTAAATCCAGAAAAAATATATGTTGTATTTGATAGTAAAGGTGAAACTGAAAGACATAAGATTCATAAAGAATACAAAGCACAAAGAGAAAAAACACCTGAAAACTTGATTCCACAAATAGAAAATCTTAAAAAAATATTACCCTATTTTGGAGTATACGTAGCATATCAAGATGCAACTGAGGCAGATGACATAATTTTTACTCTAATACAAAAGTACAAAAAGGAGAATATATATTTAATTACTAAGGATAAGGATTTGTTTCAACTTGTTAATGATAGGGTTTTAATTTATGACTATCAAAATGAAGAGATAATTAATAGGGACAAAGTAAAAGAAAAGTTTGGCGTATATCCTGAGCAAATTAAAGATTATTTAGCTTTAAGTGGAGATCAATCGGATAATATCCCTGGAGTAAAAGGGGTTGGTGTAAAAACTGCTGAAAAATTGATCAATGAATTTGGTAGCTTAGACAACGTGTATCAAAATATTGAATCGATTCAGGGGAAATTAAAAGAGAAACTTTTAAAGGGCAAAGATGAAGCATATTTTAGCTTGGAATTAGTAAATTTACAGTACATTGAAAACTTAGAAGTTTACCCGCCAGTAAATGACGATAAGGGATTAAAAAATATTTTAGAACATTTTGAACTAAAAACAGTGATTAAAAGATTATTTAACGAGGATATAACTGAAACAATTGATGAATATGAATTAGTAGATATAGTCTGTGAAATAGAAAATAAGTTAGTAGGGTTTATAGATAAAAAAGTAGTGTATAAAATTGATGACGTAAAGGATATTGAATATTTTTATGATTTAAAAGAGATAAAAAAGAAAGTAGAATTGGATATAGATGAAAATTTGAAAGATATAAAAGTAATTTCATGGATAAATGATCCTGATTCAGGAGGGATAAAAAAGCATAAAGATGAGCAAATAGAGGTTTTTGTAAAAAGGGTTTCTTCACTAGCTAAAAGTGAATTTAAAAAATTAAAAGAGAACAAATTAGTAAAGCTTTATAAAGAGATTGAACTGCCTGTGATTGATATTTTATTTGAAATGGAGAAGCATGGGATAAAAATAAATGAGAAAAAAGTTTATGAAATTAATGATGAATTAGAAGAAAATTTAAAAGAGATAGAACGTAAAATTTTTGATTACTGTAAGGAGGAGTTTAATTTAAATTCACCAAAGCAGTTATCCTTTATACTTTTTGAAAAGTTAGGCCTGGAGCCTGCTAAAAAAACTAAAACAGGTTTTTCAACATCAGAAGAGGCACTACAGGAGCTTAAATTTAAAAATCCGGGACACGTTGAGTTGATAGATTATATTTTAAAATACAGAGAATTAAGCAAATTAAAAAGTACCTATACGTTAAATTTGCTAAACTATATGGCTGATGATAAAAGGATACATACAACATTTAAGCAAACAGGAACAGCAACAGGGAGAATAAGTTCTATAAACCCAAATTTGCAAAACATTCCTGTAGGTTCTATTTATGGAAAAAGGATAAGGGAGTGTTTTGAGGCAGAGAAAGGGTATAGATTTGTCAGTTTTGATTATTCACAGATAGAACTTCGGATTCTTGCAAGTCTTTCTAATGACGAAAATTTAATTGATGCATTTATAAATGATGAAGATATTCACAATAAAACAGCAAAAGAAATTTTTGGTGTAGAAGAGGTTGATCCAAAACATAGAAGACTTGCAAAAGCAGTAAATTTTGGAATTATTTATGGATTGAGCCCATATGGGCTTGCTCGGGATACAGGGATCACACAAAGTGAAGCTAAAGTGTTTATCGAAAGATATTTTAATTTATATCCTGGTGTTAAGAATTATATTGATTCCATTATTAAAGAGGCCAAAGAAAAAGGTTATACAGAAACTATTTTGGGAAGGAAACGGTTTATTAAGGATATAAATAGTGCAAACAGAATGCTGAAACAAAGAGCAGAAAGGATTGCCATCAATGCACCTATCCAGGGATCTGCTGCTGATATTATTAAACTTGCGATGATTAATATATATAAATATTTACAAAAAACACAAATTGATGTTAAAATGATATTACAGATACATGATGAATTATTATTTGAAGTAAAAGAAGATATTGTAGAAGATTTTGTGCAAGAGTTTAAAAATAGGATGGAGAATGTTATTAAACTCAAGGTTCCTTTAAAAGTGAATTATTCTACAGGAAAAAACTGGGGGGATCTGAAAAATTGA